In the Euphorbia lathyris chromosome 5, ddEupLath1.1, whole genome shotgun sequence genome, one interval contains:
- the LOC136231263 gene encoding transcription activator GLK1-like produces the protein MLAVSSFTTPSIIKEDERQEQMGSFCGGGNEEFSVDLLESINFDDLFMGINDGDVLPDLEMDPEIFADFSISTGSGGGCGGGSGGEESEMNSSGSSEKLVVEEDNSRKEEQEEEDKGLGLDSRKRDVNLKASDKGRKSSTHAKNNQGKRKVKVDWTPDLHRRFVQAVEQLGVDKAVPSRILELMGIDCLTRHNIASHLQKYRSHRKHLLAREAEAATWSHRRQMYGAAGGGGKRDMTPWHAPTMGFPPVAPPIHHHPHFRPLHVWGHPPMEQPIMHMWPKHLAHNSPPAPPPPIWPLPPPDASYWHHQQQQQQRVPNGIIPAGTHCFPQPMAHTRYSAPVPGIPPHGMYKVDAAAARHTGPHPPPCDFHPSKEIIDAAIGDVLSKPWLPLPLGLKAPSLDGVLGELQRQGVAKIPPTCA, from the exons ATGCTAGCTGTTTCATCCTTCACAACTCCGTCCATCATCAAAGAAGATGAGAGGCAAGAACAGATGGGGAGTTTCTGTGGCGGCGGAAATGAAGAATTCTCAGTTGACTTGCtggaaagtatcaattttgATGATCTTTTTATGGGGATCAATGATGGGGATGTGTTACCGGATTTGGAGATGGACCCTGAGATCTTTGCTGATTTCTCTATTAGTACAGGGAGTGGTGGTGGATGTGGCGGCGGCAGTGGTGGCGAGGAGTCGGAGATGAACTCTTCCGGGTCTAGTGAGAAATTAGTAGTGGAGGAGGATAATtcaagaaaagaagaacaagaagaagaagataagggtttgggattggaTTCAAGAAAGAGAGATGTTAATTTGAAAGCTAGTGATAAGGGGAGAAAATCATCAACACATGCTAAGAATAATCAAGGGAAGAGAAAAGTGAAG GTGGATTGGACTCCAGATTTGCACAGGAGGTTTGTGCAAGCAGTGGAACAGCTTGGGGTGGATAAGGCAGTGCCTTCTAGGATTTTAGAACTTATGGGTATTGATTGTCTCACTCGCCACAATATTGCCAGTCATCTTCaa AAATACAGATCTCACCGCAAACATTTGCTAGCTCGTGAAGCGGAGGCCGCAACATGGAGCCATAGACGGCAAATGTATGGGGCGGCAGGCGGCGGAGGGAAAAGAGACATGACACCTTGGCATGCTCCGACTATGGGGTTTCCTCCTGTCGCGCCACCCATTCATCACCACCCGCATTTTAGACCCTTACATGTATGGGGTCATCCACCAATGGAACAACCTATAATGCATATGTGGCCTAAACATTTAGCTCATAATTCACCACCTGCACCACCACCGCCAATATGGCCTCTACCACCACCAGACGCTTCGTATTGGCACCAccaacagcaacaacaacaacgg gtACCAAATGGAATAATCCCAGCAGGCACACATTGCTTTCCACAGCCAATGGCACATACG AGATATTCGGCTCCTGTTCCCGGCATTCCGCCCCATGGGATGTACAAAGTAGATGCAGCAGCAGCAAGACATACAGGGCCTCATCCTCCCCCATGCGACTTTCATCCG TCGAAGGAGATCATAGATGCAGCCATTGGAGACGTTTTATCAAAGCCATGGCTGCCACTTCCACTTGGCCTGAAAGCGCCATCTTTAGATGGTGTTTTAGGGGAGCTGCAACGCCAAGGTGTTGCCAAGATACCTCCTACTTGTGCTTGA